In Perca flavescens isolate YP-PL-M2 chromosome 7, PFLA_1.0, whole genome shotgun sequence, the following proteins share a genomic window:
- the exorh gene encoding extra-ocular rhodopsin encodes MNGTEGPNFYVPMSNKTGLVRSPFEHPQYYLAEPWKYSLLAAYMLFLIITAFPINFLTLYVTIKNKKLRTALNYVLLNLAVADLFMVHGGFTVTLYTALHGYFVLGVTGCNIEGFFATLGGEIALWSLVVLAIERYIVVCKPMTNFRFGEKHAIAGLAFTWIMALTCAVPPLLGWSRYIPEGMQCSCGIDYYTPKPEIHNTSFVIYMFVLHFLIPLIIIFFCYSRLLCTVRAAAAQQQESETTQRAEKEVTRMVIIMVISFLVCWMPYATVAWYIFANQGTEFGPVFMTAPAFFAKSAALYNPVIYILLNRQFRNCMITTVCCGKNPFGDDEASAATTSKTQTSSVSSSQVAPA; translated from the exons ATGAATGGCACAGAAGGACCCAACTTTTACGTCCCCATGTCTAACAAGACTGGGTTGGTTCGCAGCCCATTTGAGCACCCTCAGTACTACCTGGCTGAGCCCTGGAAGTACTCTCTTCTGGCTGCGTACATGCTGTTCCTCATCATTACTGCCTTCCCCATCAACTTTCTCACACTCTATGTcaccatcaaaaacaaaaagctgaGGACGGCTCTGAACTATGTCCTGCTCAACCTGGCGGTGGCCGACCTCTTCATGGTCCATGGGGGATTCACAGTCACTCTCTACACAGCACTGCATGGATACTTTGTCTTGGGGGTCACCGGCTGCAACATTGAGGGATTCTTTGCCACCTTAGGAG GGGAGATTGCTCTCTGGTCTCTGGTGGTTTTGGCTATTGAGCGCTACATTGTAGTCTGTAAGCCAATGACCAATTTCCGCTTTGGGGAGAAACATGCCATCGCTGGGCTAGCATTTACATGGATCATGGCCCTGACTTGTGCTGTTCCCCCTCTGCTCGGATGGTCCCG GTACATCCCAGAGGGAATGCAGTGCTCCTGTGGGATTGACTACTACACTCCTAAGCCTGAGATCCACAACACCTCATTTGTCATCTATATGTTCGTCCTCCATTTCCTTATCCCCCTTATTATCATTTTCTTCTGCTACAGTCGCCTACTCTGCACTGTGCGAGCG GCTGCGGCCCAGCAGCAAGAGTCTGAAACCACCCAGAGAGCGGAGAAAGAGGTGACACGTATGGTTATCATCATGGTGATCTCCTTCCTGGTGTGCTGGATGCCCTATGCAACCGTGGCTTGGTACATCTTTGCCAATCAGGGAACTGAGTTTGGACCAGTGTTTATGACTGCTCCGGCTTTCTTTGCCAAGAGTGCTGCTCTGTACAACCCAGTCATCTACATTCTGCTAAACAGACAG TTCAGAAACTGCATGATCACCACTGTGTGCTGTGGAAAAAACCCGTTTGGAGACGATGAGGCCAGCGCCGCTACAACCTCCAAAACTCAGACTTCGTCTGTCTCATCCAGCCAGGTGGCCCCCGCTTGA